A region of Paenibacillus thiaminolyticus DNA encodes the following proteins:
- a CDS encoding (2Fe-2S)-binding protein → MQEDRDWVLHEAAGALYGEYKANPLAFTYTVIPNPAQESKILRIREVCCLKFRSESGLHCTTCPHITERHRADICKLHQ, encoded by the coding sequence TTGCAGGAAGATAGGGATTGGGTACTGCATGAGGCTGCAGGGGCCTTATACGGCGAATATAAAGCTAATCCGCTGGCATTTACCTATACGGTCATTCCGAATCCTGCACAGGAGAGCAAAATATTGAGGATTCGGGAAGTGTGCTGCCTCAAGTTCCGCAGCGAATCAGGGCTTCATTGCACGACCTGTCCTCATATTACGGAGCGGCATCGCGCCGATATTTGCAAATTGCACCAATAA